The following nucleotide sequence is from Dyella sp. BiH032.
CAACTCCGGCTGCATCTGCGCGATGAAGCCGCGATAGCGATCCAGGATGTCCTTGCGCGAGGTCGGCTGCAGCTTCGGATCGTGCTTCAGCGCTTCGCGGAAGCTGGCCAGGTCCTGGTAGCCCTGCCCCTTGGCAATGACGGTCATCTCCGCCTCGATGCGCTTGACCTCGGCCAGGCCGATCTCATGGATGCGCTCGGGGGTTTCCTTGGTGGTCGTCATCTGCTCGACCTGGAAACGGTAGATCGCGTCGCCGTTGGCGAGCTGCCAGACACCCGGCTGGCTGCGGCCGTGCGGCGCGTAATCCTTGGCCACGAACTGGCCAAGTTTGCGGTAGGCCGGGCGCACGTCGTTGTCGATGGCGGCGACGATGGCATCGTGCAGACGCTTGCGGTCGGCCTCGGACATCGATTTGGGGAAACGCTTGAGCGGTTCCGCGAACGAACTCGCCTCGCCGGCCGGCGCCGCGATGCTGTCGATCTGCGCGGCGACTTTCTCCAGCAGGTAGCGCGGCGGCATCATGCCGTCCTTCAGGCCCTGGCGCGCCACTTCGGTCACCTGGTCCAGCACGCGCGGCACGGCGCGCAGGCGCGCGAGGTAGTCCTCGTATTGCTTGGCATTGTCGAACGGAATGGAGCTGACGAAACCCGCCAGCTGCAGGTGCATGCCGTTCATCTGGTCTAGCGGCATCTCATTGAGCTTCAGGTCGTAGCCCTTCAAGCTCTCCCGAAGCTGGCGGACCATGAGCTGCTGGTTGAGTTTGTCCTCGTCGGCGAAACCCGCGGTATCGATGGCTTCGAAGCGCTTGAGGAAGTCCGCGTTGGTCTTGCGCTCCGCCGCCTGGTGCGCGAGCGAGAGGTCGCTCCAGCGGTCGTTGTAGCGCAGGTCGCCCAGGATGGTGGCGAACTCTGGCGAGTTCTCCAGCGTGTGCTGCCACTGTTCGGCGAGCAGGCCGTTCAGCGCCTTGACCCGCGCGGACACGTCGGCGGACGGTGCGGCTGCCGTCGCAGCCATGGCCGGCGCGGCCAGCGTCACCGAACCGAGCAGGCTCGCGCAGATCATCCAGGACACCAGTTTCATTTCCAACCTCCGGGTGGCAAGCGATCCGCGCACTGTAGCCGGCCCGCGCCCTCTCGTGCACCCGTCGCGCTCAACCCGAGCGCGTCGCCACCACCGGCGGCACCGCCGCGGCGCGCAAGGCCGGGCCCAGTACCGCCAGCTGACCCAGGCCCCACAGCACCACCGCGCCCACCGGCAGATAGAAGAGCGGCAACCGCGGCAGTTCATAGAACTTCATGAGCACCAGGTTCAGCGCGAACGCCATCGCCATGCCCAGGCCGATGCCGCCGCTGACGATCAGGAAGTTCTCCGTCTGGAAGTAATGCAGGATGTCGCCGCGCGTCGCGCCGATCGCGCGCCGGATGCCGATCTGCTTACGTCGCTGCTGCACCCAGAAACTGGCCAGGCCGACGATGCCCAGCGCGGTCACTAGCAGCAGCGCGATGATGACGCCGACCAGCATGAAGGCCATGGTGCGGTCTTCCTGGAAGAAGCTGTCGCGCAAGTCGCTGATGGTCTGCGAGCCCTCCTGGTCCAATACGGCATCGGGGGCGATCTTGGGGATCAGTGTGCGGGCGTCGCGCAACACGCGCCCCAGGTCCGCCGGTGCCGCCCTGAGTAGATAACTGCCGGCAAGGTTTGGCCCCGGTTGTGCGGGCACGAAGGCCGCCCATCCCGGCGCGCTTCGCCCGGCCCACCCCGGCGCGGGCGTCGCCAGGTGATCGACGATGCCCACGACGCGATACGACCAG
It contains:
- a CDS encoding FtsX-like permease family protein, which codes for MQIQPILAALRKHRLATLLIALEIALACAVLCNACFLIANRLQAMQVNSGVDEASLATLQISGFDEAQANDVNARILAGLRAIPGVQAASVLNSIPFGEHRGRVGITTDPEGKHFAGVVELYLGGPGSVEAMGLKLIAGRKLQADDYQPFTGVFPSTAPVLMARELAEHLWPGADPLGKTFWVDRWSYRVVGIVDHLATPAPGWAGRSAPGWAAFVPAQPGPNLAGSYLLRAAPADLGRVLRDARTLIPKIAPDAVLDQEGSQTISDLRDSFFQEDRTMAFMLVGVIIALLLVTALGIVGLASFWVQQRRKQIGIRRAIGATRGDILHYFQTENFLIVSGGIGLGMAMAFALNLVLMKFYELPRLPLFYLPVGAVVLWGLGQLAVLGPALRAAAVPPVVATRSG
- a CDS encoding DUF885 domain-containing protein: MKLVSWMICASLLGSVTLAAPAMAATAAAPSADVSARVKALNGLLAEQWQHTLENSPEFATILGDLRYNDRWSDLSLAHQAAERKTNADFLKRFEAIDTAGFADEDKLNQQLMVRQLRESLKGYDLKLNEMPLDQMNGMHLQLAGFVSSIPFDNAKQYEDYLARLRAVPRVLDQVTEVARQGLKDGMMPPRYLLEKVAAQIDSIAAPAGEASSFAEPLKRFPKSMSEADRKRLHDAIVAAIDNDVRPAYRKLGQFVAKDYAPHGRSQPGVWQLANGDAIYRFQVEQMTTTKETPERIHEIGLAEVKRIEAEMTVIAKGQGYQDLASFREALKHDPKLQPTSRKDILDRYRGFIAQMQPELPKLFGLLPKTKVEVMPVEEYREKEAPGAEYHQGTPDGSRPGQVYVNTGDFASRTTLTIESTAYHEAIPGHHMQISIAQALPGLPPFRQQAGYNAYVEGWALYAERLGKDIGFYKDPLSDYGRLSDELLRADRLVLDTGVHYKHWTRQQMVDFFHAHSSQDEPDIQAETDRYITWPGQALGYKMGQLKILELRERAKTQLGGRFDIRAFHDQILGGGALPLDVLEARTDAWIAAVKAGKPTPPPVAAP